ATAATGTGGTACAGGCCTATCAGCATTTGTACGTCACCTGTCCTTTTCAATTCTACAAAACGCTCTCCGTCCTGCGTTGGCTCTACAGTGTAGGACTTAGGCAGCACACGGGTAGGTTTGGGTATTTTACCAAAGTATTCATTGATCATTGCCAGCACTTTAGGCTCATCAATTTTCCCTGCCACTGTCAAAACAGCATTATCGGGCTGATAGAATTTTTTATAAAAAGCCTGTAAATTATCAATAGGTACCCTTTCAATGTCAGACCGGTTTCCAATGGTGGACTTCCCGTAATTATGCCAAAGAAATGCGCCAGAAATCACACGCTCCATCAGTACCCGGAAAGGGCTGTTCTCTCCCGATTCAAACTCATTACGTACCACACTGAACTCACTATCGAGGTCTTTCTTTGCAATAAACGAGTTGATCATCCTGTCGGATTCCAGGTCAAGTGCCCATTTCAGGTTCTCGTCAGTTGCAGAAAAAGTCTCAAAATAATTGGTACGGTCATACCAGGTGGTGCCGTTCGGCCGCGTGCCGTGCGATGTCAGCTCCTGAGGAATATTGGGGTGCTTTGGCGTCCCTTTAAAAACCATATGTTCCAATAAATGGGCCATACCCGTTTCGCCGTAACCTTCATGACGTGAACCTACCAGGTAAGTCATATTCACGGTAATCGTAGGTTTGGAAGGGTCGGGAAACATCAGCACTTTTAAGCCATTTTCCAGATTATACTCCGTAATCCCCTCCACCGAAGTTACCTTCGTCACACCTTTGGGCAAGTCCTGGGCAAACACCGGAACTGTTAACACGGAAGTTAGCAGCAATCCAAAAATGTTCGCGCTCCGAAACAAATTGGTTCTTTTAGATTTCATGACCATACTAAAATGCATTAGTTTAGATTTATAACCCTTGAAAATAATGTAGATTATCAAATGAAGCAATGACTTAGGGACAAATGGTAAAATAAAAGTAATTGCAACATTTTGTGTACCTTTTCAGGTATAGGTTTTGCAGCAGTCAGGTATATTTCAGCAATACGCAGGAATTCTTGACGACGATTCGCAGTTTTAGTAAATATGACACCCGTTAAAGCAATGACTTTCAGTAAAAACACAGGCGCTTTTGCCGCCATCCTCCTGATCTGTATGCTTCTTGGCTGTGCCGGAGGCATCCCGATCTCCACAAGCACCAAATACCCCATTGAACTGCTTTACGACAACCAGCCATTGGAACGCCCCTATTCTGAAATCGGATTGGTGGAAATTAGCAGCGAGGATTCTCTTACTGCCCGCCAGACGCAGGATAAAAGAATGATGTACCGTGGGAATGATGCTAAAACAAAAGAACTTTTAACCGCCCGGTTGGTAATAAAAGCGCAAAAGATAGGCGCAGACGCTATTATTAATGTCAAATACAAGTACTACACCAGCGTCAAAAGTGAGGGATATATGTTGAGCGGGCTGGCGGTGAGATACCGGGGAGAGTAACACTTCTAACAAACAAAAATTAAAAAACCATGCTTTTTACTGCTGACCTATCTGACATGCCGGTTGAGGCCGAGTCGCGGGTTATTATCCGGTTCCAGGATTGCGATCCATTGATGCATTTAAATAATTCAAAATATTTCGAATACTTTTTCAATGCCCGGGAGGATCAGGTTTCTAAGCTTTATGGTTTCAGTTTTGAAGCAATGTTCCGTGAGCTGCGCACCAGCTGGGTTGTGTACCAGCACCAGATCGCATACGTACGCCCGGCGCTTATCAGCGAATGGGTAAGGATCACTTCCAGGGTGATCTATTACAATGAAGATACGATGGTGACCGAATATTTCATGACCAATGATCACCGGAATGAATTGAAAACCATGCTTTGGACAACTTCAAAGCACATTAGCATTACTACCGGCAAGCGCGTTCCCCATCCGAAGGAAGTGATGGATTATCTGGCCGCAACTTGCGTACCTAACATTGAATTTCCTAATCTGCAATTCAATGACCGCATTCATACCATTAAGCATGGGCTGTCTGAAGGTACTAACGTGTAGATTGCTTTTCTGAGAGTAGTTTTTTGCCACTCGTCGTATCCTGGCGGGTGGAGTCAACCGGGATAAGGTACGGGATTTTCACGACTGGTTTTGGCATTGGCGTAAACCGGTTGAAACTGTGGGTAAACTGCATACTCACACCGCCAGTAGTAAAAGTGCTGGGATATAACCCATTCTGGATGTTACGGTTATAAGCCTTGACCCTCACTGAACCATTGGGATTGAGCCAATACTCGAGCGTCCATTCCCCGAGAAGACTTGCGGCATCGTACTGCGTAGCGCCAGTCTGGCTTTGTGTGCCGGACGTGAAACGTCCATCCCTGGTCACCCGGAAACGGTCATTCAGAAAACGGTATGAGAACCTGAGCTGCAAGTTGTTCAATGCATTCTGATCCAGAGAAAGACCGGACACACCTACTTCCAGATTTTCATTGATCCCCGAAGCCCACCGGCTGATCTGGTTCGAAACCAGTTCGCTGATACTGCTGCCCAGGAAATTCTGGCTTCCTACCGTCGCCAAACTGGTCTCGGGGAGTAATTGATTCACGACGAGCAAACTGCTCACCTGGCGGCTCAGCTCCTGCTCATCCGATTTCAGTTTGTTCTGAAAAGCCTCCAGCTGACCACGGTATGCACTCAATGAAGGATTATCCAGAATTTTAAGATCATAGCGTATCAGCGGCGACATCAGCCGCTCGGACAGCCCTA
The genomic region above belongs to Dyadobacter pollutisoli and contains:
- a CDS encoding acyl-CoA thioesterase is translated as MLFTADLSDMPVEAESRVIIRFQDCDPLMHLNNSKYFEYFFNAREDQVSKLYGFSFEAMFRELRTSWVVYQHQIAYVRPALISEWVRITSRVIYYNEDTMVTEYFMTNDHRNELKTMLWTTSKHISITTGKRVPHPKEVMDYLAATCVPNIEFPNLQFNDRIHTIKHGLSEGTNV